The following nucleotide sequence is from Falco naumanni isolate bFalNau1 chromosome 6, bFalNau1.pat, whole genome shotgun sequence.
TGGACAAGGTCCCTTCACTGTACACAGCTGGCTTTGAACCTACCTGTGTCCCTACATGCCATCACACTACAAGCCACAGGCAATCAGAATCTCAAGCTGATGCTGTGGGAAATAGCCCTTGGTGGGGTGCAGCACAGCCCTTGCAACATTTCACTTCAGGTCCAGAGGCTGCCCAAAGCCAGGATGTAGTGTGGACACTGCCAGGGCATACCTTTTGGTCTGTGTTACCAACATCAGCCCTTGGCCTCATATTATTTAGCAGCATGGACATAGCTTTAAAGCCccagctctttccttttttaagtgCCAGAGTTGCCTTTACAAAATTTCCTACAAGTTCTGTTTTAGTGCTGCTCCAGAAATTGAATTATTTACACAGAAATCTGGGAATAAAGTGATTAGATATTTAGCCTAATCAGTATTGACattgaaggaaaatattagAAGGCTTTAATTTGATTTAACTCATAGTATTGATTGCACCACCCCATGAGAAAATTGTAACAAATGAACACTTGAAAACTGCGAAATACTTTTGGCAATAATTGAACGCAGGAGGAATAttcatgtatgtgtgtatgtgcatgcacacacacacactgtatACTATTTTAGTATAGAATACAATATATAACATTACCtatataatattatatactGTGTATAGTAtcctaaacaaaacaaatccatcATTAACAAGGCAAATCAAGAAATCCTtactccttcttcctccagtccCCCAGCATTTACTTAAGAAAACCTAATTACTTTAGTACCAGGTCTGGATTGTTTTATTCTCAGACTTAATGTCCATCAAGGAGAGAGATGCTTTCCTGCATGAAAGCTGCCCCTGAGCAGGATTTGGCCACCTGCAGACCATCAAGGGCTGTGAGGGCACCCTCAGGTGCAGGAGGCACTGCCCCATCCTTGAAAAGACAGCAGGttgttgtgttttcttcacATTGACATGTGTCCCAAGGTCCTCCACTGATATGGAGGAGGTGCCACAGAAAAGTGAAGGCATCCTCCACCTCTGCTCATCCCCCATGGGCTTTGCCAGGGTTGATAAGGGGAAGGTGTATCACCTCTGCCTGGTGTGCCCTGCTTGCTCTTGGGGTCTCCAGGAGGGGTTTGAAGGCAGAAGAGTGCTTTGAAGTACTTACAGAAACACTGATGTTAAAAcatcagctctgctgggtgTGGAAACACTTGTGAAAGCATCTACAGAGATCCTGTGGACTGCTGCGTGCCTGATGGAGGGAACTGGGTAGGGCAGTGAGGGTTTTTCCAGTGATCTTCCTTGCAAAGGCTGTGTCACATGCAACTGTACACCACCAATCTTCACATGCAGTTTGTCTTTTGATGTGCATCCTCCCCAGCTTGGTGTTTGGGATAGTAATCAGTGTCCGTCAGCTACAGAGAAAAGGGATAATTGGGCTGGGTGGGGACAGAGTTCTTAAATGGGCCACATAGGGAAGCAGGGGGATCCAGTAGCCCAAGaagtacattaaaaaagtgAACAGAGGAAGTTAAACCCATTTGAATGGAATATGAGTTTAGGAGTTGCAGCTATTTCTACTGGAAATACTCAGGAGGACACTAAAAAAAAGAGCTTGGGAGTCACTTTTACAAAGACACACTGACTTAGGATGGGACAGTCAGACAGTATAGGATGGACTGATGGTGTCCTCTTGACACAAGTGCCTGGGAACACGAGCGTAAGAAAAAGCAGTTGAGCCACTGTGTAAATCTCtaacaaatacagaaacaatGATTTTCATACCACTGGTTTAATTCTGTCCCCATGAACACTAAACTAGTCTTCACTTAGGAAATGTTACTGAGCCacatggcttttttcttttatacctGAGCCTACTGGTCTTCCTGAGGTCAAGTTCCCTCTAGACATGTCCTTCCTACACCACCTTCCCGGTGTTTTCACTTCAAATAGTGTGGGAGTAGGAACAGATCAAAGATGTGATAAATATCTGCTTGTAGAGCCTGCTCTTCAGCTGGTCTCATTCGGTGCAGTTGGAGTGCCACCATTCACCCTCAGCAGGCTTTCCAGTTCATGGCTCACCAGGAGGTTTTTCCTGGGAATCCTAGTTGTGTTTTGAAAGACCAGCTATGATACAACTAACTCAGGAGTCTGATTTGGCACATGGAACCCATGTCAGTGAACCTGTAAAAAGTCTTCTGAAAAGATTCCATTTTAATATGCTTACAAGAGACCAGGGAGGAGAAGTTTAGAAACATGTATGAACCCAAAATAGAGCAAGTGATACATAGGAAGTTTTCTTTAATGGTGTCAGCGGGCCTTTAGCTGAAGGTGGGCTGGGTCCTACATCAGGCTGTTGGAATTTCTTCTCATGTGGTGAACAGCTGAAAGGAGCTTTGCTACTCTGGCAGTCAGCAAAATCACTATAATTAAATGCATGCAAAAGCAGAATTACAAAGAAGACAGACCTGTAAGTATTCATCAGAAATGGTAACACAGAATGAGTGTCCTGAAAGGAAGTGAAGCTTGCAAAATTATAATCTAATAATTAGGGCAGTTAAAGGAGTTGTGAAATATCTAGAACAAAAGACCCAGAAGAATAATTCTTGTGTACTCCTCCCTCGCtgaataaaatttctgtttgtggGGTAAAAAAAGTAAAGGTAGGAAAATTTATGAATTAGAAATAGGAGTCTTCAAAAACTGAAGCATAATATTATGATagtgaaaaaaagactttaaaacaaTCAGTTCAAAAAAATCATACTTAACTTTTCCAAACTCCatagggtaaaaaaaaataataatctgtgGTGTCAAATGTATTAGCATAATTTCGTTTTCAGGCGCTTCTTCAGTATATGCTGGCAGTGGACCCCGAGGGCTATGAATGGGAGGTCTAACAATTCTCTCAGCGTAGAACAGGATTTGGGCAAAAACTGCTGAAACAAACCCAGACCCGCCATATCTGGGAGCCCTGTTTGGTTTGCCCCTAGAGCCCACCGGCACTGCCCTACAGGGAGGCTCTACGACGGTGTCTGCTTCATTACTGGTATTAATTGAATGCATTCACGAGGTGTCATACAGGACAGTGTTTATTTCATGCTGCTAGAGAACATCTTGTTTTACTAAACCACACCTTGCTTTCCCAAGTCTCTGACAGGTGCAATGCCGACGCAGAAGGCTTTGCCTTTGCTCCTTTCCAAGCCAGACGCTTACATGCTACCCGCTAATTTCAGGGGATATTTAAGCAAAAGCTCCCGGGAGCCCATGCTGGACAGCTGCTGCGGGCGGCCGCCATAcccaggggcagctggggaggacGGGGGCTCCGGAGAGGCGTCGACCTGGAGCAGGAGCCCAGCCCTTGGGAGGACCCCCAGCGCCGGGAGGCCTGGCCGTGGCCCTGCCATCCCCGCGGCCAACCCGCTCTgtgcagccccttccccccagcaCTGCGCCCACCCCGGCACCCAGCACGTCCTGCCCGTGACAAAGAGTAGCCATCACCCCTTCAGGCCTAGTGCTGGCCCTTTGGGGGATGAATCCTGTGAGGAGACCCCCCCGCTGGCCCACAGCAGCAGCGGCCTCCCTCTGCCGCCCTACCCCGCGCCTCAGGgaagcccctgccccagggccagcGGGGCACCACACCACCGCCCCTTCTGGGCACCTGCGAGGGGAAGTGGAGGAGAAGGGGGCGAGGGAGGGTGCTGTATGGGTCTCAGCCACTGCAACGATGACACGGCTTTTAACCTGTACCCATTATGGTGACCAGGTTTAAATGtctgctctcccctctcctctggCAACGGACACAATTCTCCATCCCTGTTGCAGCGTGGATGTGAAACTGCTACCCAGCCGATCCCCTCTTTGCTCCTCTTGCAGGCCTCAGGAGAGGCTTTCATACTTGAAGACatgtctttgttatttttaactgttacatTTTCCCCCTCTACTTCATTGACCTAATAAAAGGTATCGGCTCTTCTTACAGACTACCTCGCTGCCATTCTGGTTTGGTAGCATTTCAATCCCCCTTGATACTCAGTTTGTTCAAGCCTGTGAGACTGTGGAAAGTGCAGGTGGATGACCTCAAGGACAGCAGCTGTTGTGTGCTGTCCTCTGCACTCTTCCAGCTTCTTCAGGCAGTGATCTAAATCCCTCCACTGCACCAGCCCTGTGAACGTATGGTATGGAAtcatcacagaacagtttgggttggaggggaccttcAAAAATttagtccaacccctctgccacaggcagggtCATCcttcactagaccaggttgctcaaagccccattcAACCTTACTTTGAACACTTCCAcggatggggcatccacagcttctctgggcaacctattTCACTGTCTCACAACCcttgtaaaataatttcctccttAAGTCCAATTTAAATCTACCCTCTCAATTTAAAACCCTTGAACCTTGTCCTATTACTACAGGCCATAGTAAaaattttttgtctttcttacattgaaaggctgcaataaggtctccctggagtcTTCTCTTCacaggctgaacaaccccaaccctTTCTTCATGGGAAGTGTTACAGTCCCCAgccatcttcatggccctcctctgggcccactccaacaggtccatgtcttccctgtgctgggagccccagggctggacccagtactccaggtggcatctcaccagagcagagtagaagggcagaatcacctcccttgacacgctggccacacttcttttgacatagcccaggatacagttggctttctgggctgaaagTGCACGCTGCCAGCTCatgtccaatttttcatccaccagtatccccaagtcctttctctgcagggctgaaCACAGTTTcatacatgtatgtatttaaGGTGCCTTGCTGGTTTTTCCAGCcacttttctttcattgcagACTGTTACAAATCCTTCAGCATCCTTTCCATACATCACACCCTTTTCTGACCACTACCATAAGATATGTTTCAGCAGGAGCTATCGGTTCCttacttttgtttaaaaaagtagGATGCCAAATACGAATTTTCTTGCCTGAACTTAGTGGCCAGCTCAGAGAGCTTTGGCAAagattcctttctctttccccgTAATTCACATCTGCAtgattttcctgtttcctgattttccctgctgctctctggacCAGGTTTCAGGGGCTGTTGACCCTCACCCCACAGAGGGGTGAGGGCACTGACACAcgtccctgctgccacctctgcaAGGAAGAGCTGAGGGATGTCATGTCTGGAGCCAGATTTCATGAGGTTCCTTTAACCATCATGAAGGTAGAGAGCCTGGGTTCCATAGGCTGCCCAGCTGGAGGTCCTAACCGTGTCCTGCCCTACCTGTGCAGCAAGCCGTGCCCCCATGGACTGAGGTGAAATAAACCTTTTATTGGGATGGGTCTGGGAGGACAGTATTACGAAACAAGTGGCAATAAAAACTTCACAGTACCTCAGACTGTGGTGTATCTTGTGTCCATCAAACAGGTTCAGTCTTatcatctgtcttttttttttttttttttttgggggggggggggcttgttttttctttttagattccctcttttttaaaaatctttggaaTATATTAGTTACCAGAGAAACCAGTCTCATTGCAACGGGTGGAGTTCAGAGACATTTATGAGACATGAGCAAATTATATTTATAGCTTCAAAATGTTTATTGCAATTTATTAAACAGGGGATGCATAGTGACATgttttatgtggaaaaaatcTAAATGTAGATCACAAAATGACAGTTCGTTGTTGTATGTGAAGGTCAGTTCACCAAACTTCTATTTAGTCTGTGAGTTACTCCCACGCCAATACCAAACCTTGTGTGTTGTTTGATTCTTTGGATCAGTAGCTTGTGATCAAGGGTAATGACAACCTCCACTCTAAGGCAGAAAAAGTGGAATCAACAGAAGCGATAAGCACTTGTGCATGGGGAGGTGAGTTGCAGGAAAAGGGACAGACAAGTTCCCTGGGGCTGCATGTCCCATAGCTGAAATTCCTCTGCTACTGCCAAACCAGTTGCACCAGGGAGGGACCGCACAGGGCATGGACCCTGCCCACTGCCATCCTGCTCTGTCTCATCTCGCCTCTCCTCTACATTCCGTACCtctctgctgcactgctgccagcGTTGTCTTTCAGCAATGGTACCATACCGATGTGTGGCTGTGAGACTCCTCAGACACTGTCCCCACACCAAAGTACCATCAGTTCCCTTTACACTCACCAATCCCTtcctctgttttaaaaacatgccaGCAAAGGGGATTTGATAACCAATCCCCATCCCAACTGTtagcattttttcctcatgtctgatttgctttcctgcagatgAACCTTTTCTTCAAGTCTTTGAAGATGGGTAGCATCCAGTTACTGAGTTTTACAGTCTTCCTAAAGGACTATTACTACCAAATCTCCCTAAAAAGGCAATTACTACCAAACCTGGTTTACTGCCTGAGAAGCAGGAagctttttgttggtttgcCTTTTAAGTCTGAACCAAAAGGTTTCCAAAACGGAACCCATTCCTGTGAGCACAGTTCCACTCAGCAGCTACCTGCCAGAGCAGGGACGTGCCTTCTTGCAGGTCCCGTACTTGTATTGCTGTGCACCCAGGACTGTCCCGCCGTTCgggggagcccccagcccccgctcATGCAGCATTCATTGCACCCAGTATGTTTCCAAGAGGAACACATTTCAGGCTCCAGTAGGACAggttattcctttttaaaaaggaggaaactaagacttcattatttttctaagGTTAAATGAAGAAAGGCTTTCCAGATTTACAAGCTGCCAGGGTCAGTTTGACCTTTCCATGTTCTTGCAGTGACTTCTGTGCTGGCAGTAACTCCCTTCACTTTGGGTACAATCTCACCACGGTGGGTCAATATAATGCCAAATTTATATCTCTTTGGCTCAGAATATAAAGATACCAATCCCAGCTCTGACCTTCAcaaaaatgacttttttgcAATATATCTGGgatatgtgaaagaaaatgtatttatgttgCTGCTTTAAGCCTCTTCTAACCAGATCTAAGATACTGTGCCCAACTGGGTGATGGTAAGAATCAGAAGTGAAAAAAGGTACTGGATGCATAATCCTCTgcaattttacaaaaatatactGGACACTGAGGTTATTCAGGGTAGGCTAATGAAGAAACAGCAACTGATATATGAGGATCCACCCATAGGTAACTCTCTAACCTTATCCTCTGTTGCAGAAAATGGTTTTCTGCAAGGCACAGCTGCAGTAAAATCTTAGGAAAGTGGCAGAGATGCAAGGAGGTCAGGATGTGGTTGATTACACAGGCAAAACGTTTTGTTCTGGCTTATCAGTGTTTCAGATGGCTGTAGAACCTGCCAAAGCTTGCGCAAATGTCCCTACACGGTGTGGATGGTCTACGCTTACTGCTTGCCCAAGGTCTTAGCTCTGAAGGTACTGGCCTCAATATTCTTTGGGAGTAATCCCTGCGCTTCTGTAATGGCTCTTCTGAGGCCACCAGAGAACCACAGTAATGTTGCTCAGAATGATACATTAGCCAGACTGTATCttacagaaacacagtttttatggttggttttttttgactCATTCAGCATTTAAAGATGAAATCTAGACATATAATCAGAAGGAGTATCTTAATAAtacaaggcagcagctggataCCTCAATTTTTTAGTGTGCTTATCCTCAGAATGTCATTGTGAGAAAGGGAAGTCAAAACAGGGATTTGCCCCAcatccctccagccctgggcacaTACCCTGCATTTCTTCTGGCCTTCCTTTCCCCGGAGGCCTCTGCCTTTGCATGCAAACAGAACTGCAGGTTAGACTGAGCACAGccagatgttttcattttcaaccCTTTGTACAAAGCCCCTGCCCTTTAGCTGACTGAGGCTATAAACTATTTTATATAAACTGCAGAGTTATGgactattttttaaagtatggtACTAAATGCATTctctatatttttaaacaaaacaagtgTGTCAAACTGCTGCTAGTAGAAAGGACTCCAGCTGAGGAAGCTTTAGGGGATAGTCTACGCGTGACTGtataaagcttttctttcctcatggCCTTTGGGAGGTTTAATAATCTGTGTGTCTGGTACTTAAGGCGATTTTGCCCTGCTTCCCCTCAGTGTAGCCATTTGGGGCTTTTTAAGTAATTATGGTCAGGGAGTTAGAATGGGATCATCGAATGTGTTTTACTTCATTGCAAGCAAAATGTAGAAGTGGCCCCTGTGGCAGACCTCAGCAGGGGTACGGCTTCTCTGAGCCAGGAACAGGCTTTACCTGACAGGGCAGCAACTGGTGTGGGGGCCCAGGGGAGGCGGAGGAGGACGGGGAGGTGGTGCAG
It contains:
- the GCM1 gene encoding chorion-specific transcription factor GCMa is translated as MLKGADDVVMEQEDSASQRGEITSWDINDIKLPQDVRQIDWFQEWPDSYIKRIYSSEDKNAQKHHSSWAMRNTNNHNSRILKKSCLGVVVCGNDCSTLDGRKIYLRPAICDKARQKQQRKCCPNCNGPLQLLSCRGHGGYPVTNFWRHEGQFIFFQSKGAHDHPRPETKTEAEARRSVQKAQTAFSPSYPRLKRIQETESLTGAMPTQKALPLLLSKPDAYMLPANFRGYLSKSSREPMLDSCCGRPPYPGAAGEDGGSGEASTWSRSPALGRTPSAGRPGRGPAIPAANPLCAAPSPQHCAHPGTQHVLPVTKSSHHPFRPSAGPLGDESCEETPPLAHSSSGLPLPPYPAPQGSPCPRASGAPHHRPFWAPARGSGGEGGEGGCCMGLSHCNDDTAFNLYPLW